In the genome of Raphanus sativus cultivar WK10039 chromosome 4, ASM80110v3, whole genome shotgun sequence, one region contains:
- the LOC108849630 gene encoding uncharacterized protein LOC108849630 produces MPSGAKKRKALKKKKEQEAFGGGSPSNKGFNGHGYDEHHGSQDEGESDGNLSSPGSQGNGEVWTRDPSPSPLSGLRKDTFKEKTEGQEAKGEDVAAAALGRGTCHEEKNGVNGKAASKEAGGGGTLEIAPADDASVKPVDSSVSEVMITNKNGHAESSTDSASVQHKADESQEKRRLEETNEGNITGSAAETSQVPECSEEKSHLPSGGPPVARTSWFSCCGLFDVMAGSER; encoded by the exons ATGCCGTCTGGTGCCAAGAAGAGAAAGGCcctgaagaaaaagaaggaacaAGAAGCCTTTGGAGGAGGCAGTCCAAGCAACAAAGGCTTCAATGGTCATG GGTATGATGAACATCATGGAAGCCAAGATGAAGGAGAAAGTGATGGCAACTTGAGTTCCCCTGGTTCCCAAGGAAACGGTGAAGTTTGGACAAGAGATCCATCACCTTCTCCTTTATCTGGTCTGAGGAAGGACACTTTTAAAGAGAAAACAGAGGGACAAGAAGCTAAAGGTGAAGACGTTGCTGCTGCTGCACTTGGAAGAGGAACATGTCACGAGGAGAAGAACGGTGTGAACGGAAAAGCAGCATCTAAAGAGGCTGGTGGTGGTGGCACTTTGGAAATTGCACCTGCTGATGATGCTTCTGTCAAGCCTGTGGATTCTTCTGTCTCAGAGGTTATGATTACTAACAAAAATGGGCATGCTGAAAGCTCGACAGACTCAGCTTCTGTCCAACATAAAGCTGATGAAAGCCAAGAGAAGCGTAGACTGGAAGAAACAAATGAGGGTAACATCACAGGATCTGCTGCAGAGACATCTCAAGTGCCAGAATGTTCTGAAGAAAAG AGTCATCTCCCTTCTGGTGGTCCACCAGTTGCTCGAACCTCGTGGTTTAGTTGCTGCGGTTTGTTTGATGTGATGGCAGGGTCAGAAAGATAA
- the LOC108849629 gene encoding WD repeat-containing protein 55-like produces the protein MDLGANAFGIDFHPSKSLVATGLIDGHLHLYRYDTESSLVRERKVRAHKESCRAVRFIDDGQRIVTASADCSILATDVETGASVAHLQNAHEDAVNTLITVTETTIASGDANGCVKIWDTRQRSCSHEFNVHEDYISAMTFASDSMKLVATSGDGTLSVCNLRTGKLQSQSEFSEDELLSVVIMKNGRKVICGTQNGILMLYSWGFFKDCSDRFVDLSPNSVDVLLKLDEDRVITGCDNGIISLVGILPNRIIQPIGSHEFPIEDLALSHDKKFLGSTAHDSMLKLWDLEEIIEGSNGNASGAAEDSDSDKEDMDLDNDPKPSRGTKRKTRSKSTPVDTRTSFFADM, from the exons ATGGACTTGGGAGCCAACGCGTTCGGTATAGACTTCCATCCATCGAAGAGTCTTGTAGCTACTGGTCTCATCGATGGACACTTGCATCT ATACCGTTACGACACAGAGTCTTCACTTGTcag GGAGCGTAAAGTGCGTGCCCACAAAGAGTCTTGCAGAGCTGTTCGCTTCATCGATGATGGCCAAA GAATCGTCACAGCTTCAGCTGATTGCTCAATTCTAGCTACCGATGTGGAGACTGGTGCTAGTGTTGCACATCTTCAGAATGCTCACGA GGATGCTGTTAATACTTTGATTACTGTTACTGAGACAACCATCGCTTCAGGGGATGCTAACGGCTGTGTTAAG ATTTGGGATACGAGACAGCGCTCTTGCTCTCACGAGTTTAATGTCCACGAGGATTACAtttctgccatgacctttgctTCTGATTCAATGAAGCTAGTGGCTACAAg TGGAGATGGGACTCTATCTGTATGTAATCTCAGAACGGGCAAACTCCAATCTCAGTCTGAGTTTTCTGAGGACGAACTTCTTTCTGTTGTTATAATGaag AATGGGCGTAAAGTTATCTGTGGAACTCAAAATGGTATCCTCATGCTCTATTCATGGGGATTTTTCAAAGATTGTAG CGATCGTTTTGTTGATCTATCTCCAAATTCAGTTGATGTCCTTTTAAAG CTTGACGAGGACAGAGTTATCACTGGATGTGATAATGGAATAATCAG CCTTGTTGGAATATTGCCCAACAGAATCATACAGCCAATTGGGTCTCACGAGTTCCCTATCGAAGACCTCG CTCTCTCGCATGATAAAAAGTTTCTTGGTAGCACAGCTCATGACAGTATGCTCAAG TTGTGGGATTTGGAAGAGATTATAGAAGGTTCTAATGGAAACGCATCGGGAGCTGCAGAAGACAGTGACAGCGACAAGGAGGATATGGACCTTGACAATGATCCCAAGCCTTCCCGAG GTACCAAGAGGAAAACAAGAAGTAAATCAACTCCGGTGGACACTAGAACTAGTTTCTTCGCAGACATGTAG